Genomic window (Acidobacteriota bacterium):
AGGGACCCGCTGAAAGTCGCCACCTTCAACATTAACAACATCAATAAGCGGCTCGACAACCTCCTGGCTTGGTTAGCGAAAGCTGAACCGGACGTGGTGAGTCTCCAAGAGCTCAAGGCAGAGCAGGAAGCCTTTCCCGTGAATGCCCTTCGGACTCTCGGGTACGAAGCGGTCTGGCAAGGGGAGCGCTCCTGGAACGGCGTGGCCATTCTCGCGCGAAACTGCGTTCCCGTAGTCACTCGCACAAGTTTGCCGGCAAATTCTGATCGTCAAGCTAAAGATCGTCCAGATGAGGATCATCAAGCTCGCTACATTGAAGCGGCGGTTCAGGGAGTCCTGATCACTTCCCTCTACCTTCCCAATGGGAATCCGCAGCCTGGCCCGAAATTCAATTACAAGTTGGCCTGGT
Coding sequences:
- the xth gene encoding exodeoxyribonuclease III, whose product is MKVATFNINNINKRLDNLLAWLAKAEPDVVSLQELKAEQEAFPVNALRTLGYEAVWQGERSWNGVAILARNCVPVVTRTSLPANSDRQAKDRPDEDHQARYIEAAVQGVLITSLYLPNGNPQPGPKFNYKLAWFERLIAHAAELIASGAPVVLAGDYNVVPTPQDIYPTRSLDNNALIQPESRQAFARLLAQGWTDAMRKLHPDGPLWTFWDYKFERWQKDKGMRLDHFLLSPNLSDRLVDGGVDRWARGQENASDHAPTWITLDV